A single window of bacterium DNA harbors:
- a CDS encoding sigma-70 family RNA polymerase sigma factor: METEREQELIRRAIEGDENAFAELVHATQDLVYTCCYRVLRDPRAAEEAANEAYLRAWRGLAGFRFQAKFSSWIFRIAHNAAVRMATRRRLETVSMDDREHPGLAQAAVEEPSVERRLEADAEMVLVRGLLGELPENERRAIELAYLEGVDYRDAAAALGCPVATLKTWVHRGRKKLRELYIERTGDSFGVAG, translated from the coding sequence TTGGAGACGGAACGCGAACAGGAACTGATTCGCCGGGCGATAGAGGGTGACGAGAACGCATTCGCCGAGCTGGTGCACGCCACACAGGATTTAGTTTACACGTGCTGTTACCGCGTCCTGCGCGACCCCCGGGCGGCCGAGGAGGCGGCGAACGAGGCCTACCTGCGGGCCTGGCGCGGTCTGGCCGGTTTCCGCTTCCAGGCGAAATTCTCCAGTTGGATATTCCGCATCGCCCACAACGCCGCGGTGAGGATGGCGACCCGGCGGCGCCTGGAAACGGTCTCCATGGACGACAGGGAGCACCCGGGACTGGCTCAGGCGGCCGTGGAGGAGCCCTCGGTGGAGCGCAGGTTGGAGGCGGACGCTGAGATGGTGCTCGTCCGCGGGCTTCTGGGCGAACTGCCCGAGAACGAGCGCCGGGCCATCGAGCTGGCGTACCTGGAGGGCGTGGATTACCGAGACGCCGCCGCGGCCCTCGGGTGTCCCGTGGCCACCCTCAAGACCTGGGTCCACCGGGGGAGGAAGAAGCTGCGGGAGCTATACATCGAGCGGACGGGTGATTCGTTCGGGGTTGCCGGGTAA